In Wenyingzhuangia fucanilytica, the following are encoded in one genomic region:
- a CDS encoding sugar phosphate nucleotidyltransferase yields the protein MNTYTLVILAAGMGSRYGGLKQMDTMSEDGDTIIDFSIYDAIQAGFTKVVFIVRKDFIDQFKEIFDKKLAGKIEVEYVCQEIDKVPAGYPIHPERVKPWGTGHALLMTKGVVKDNFIVINGDDFYSKEAFKSIIDELSKLDKDSHNMCMVGYSLDKTISENGYVSRGQCYVNEKHELTDVVERTHIEKVGDEILRKDSEGNLVTMKKDTIVSMNFWGFTPKFLEALEHDFEDFMKERSAELKSEFFIPTVVSNVIHANKGVVKVLTSDAKWYGVTYAEDKPVVTNAIAKLKEDGVYPKSLWS from the coding sequence ATGAATACGTATACTTTAGTAATATTAGCAGCCGGAATGGGGAGCCGTTACGGTGGATTAAAACAAATGGATACTATGTCTGAAGATGGTGACACAATTATAGATTTTTCTATCTATGATGCTATACAAGCAGGTTTTACCAAAGTAGTGTTTATTGTTAGAAAAGATTTTATTGATCAATTTAAAGAAATCTTTGATAAAAAATTAGCTGGTAAAATAGAAGTAGAATACGTGTGTCAAGAAATTGATAAAGTTCCTGCTGGATATCCAATCCACCCAGAAAGAGTAAAACCATGGGGAACAGGGCATGCTTTGTTAATGACTAAAGGTGTTGTTAAAGATAACTTTATTGTAATTAATGGTGATGACTTTTATAGCAAAGAAGCTTTTAAAAGTATTATTGATGAGTTGTCAAAACTAGATAAAGACTCTCATAATATGTGTATGGTTGGGTATAGTTTAGATAAAACAATATCAGAAAATGGATATGTTTCTAGAGGACAGTGTTATGTTAATGAAAAGCATGAGTTAACTGATGTAGTTGAAAGAACACATATTGAAAAAGTTGGAGATGAAATCTTAAGAAAGGATAGCGAAGGGAATTTAGTAACCATGAAAAAGGATACTATAGTTTCTATGAATTTTTGGGGGTTTACACCAAAGTTTTTAGAGGCCTTAGAGCATGATTTTGAGGATTTCATGAAAGAAAGATCTGCAGAATTAAAAAGTGAATTCTTTATTCCTACCGTAGTTAGTAATGTAATTCATGCTAATAAAGGTGTGGTAAAAGTATTAACATCAGATGCCAAATGGTATGGAGTTACTTATGCAGAGGATAAGCCAGTGGTAACAAATGCTATAGCAAAGTTAAAGGAGGATGGAGTTTATCCTAAAAGCCTTTGGTCTTAG
- the pfkA gene encoding 6-phosphofructokinase — MSTKVTKIAVMTSGGDSPGMNAAVRAVVRACIYNNIECMGILRGYQGLIDNDLIPLDSRSVRNTISRGGTFLQSARSKEFRTVEGRAKAYKNFKENNLDALVVIGGDGSFTGGMIFNKEHKVPVIGIPGTIDNDIYGTQFTLGYDTALNTVVEVIDKIRDTASSHNRLFFVEVMGRDAGFIALNAGIGAGAEEILIPEENLGIERLIDSLNVSKKSGKTSSIVVVAEGDKTGKSVFELADYVEKNMPEYDVRVSVLGHMQRGGSPSCFDRVLAGRLGVRAVELLLEGKSNLMVGINNNKITSTNLEKAVKLHHDIDKELLKVADILSI, encoded by the coding sequence ATGAGTACTAAAGTAACTAAAATAGCCGTAATGACTTCTGGTGGTGATTCACCTGGTATGAATGCTGCGGTAAGAGCTGTTGTAAGAGCTTGTATATACAATAATATTGAATGCATGGGGATATTAAGAGGTTATCAAGGTTTGATTGATAATGACTTAATTCCATTAGATTCTAGAAGCGTACGCAATACAATAAGTAGAGGAGGAACATTTTTACAATCAGCACGTTCTAAAGAGTTTAGAACTGTTGAGGGTAGAGCTAAAGCTTATAAGAATTTTAAGGAAAATAATTTAGATGCCTTAGTTGTTATTGGTGGTGATGGTTCTTTTACAGGAGGAATGATCTTTAATAAAGAACATAAAGTTCCTGTTATTGGAATTCCTGGAACTATTGATAACGATATCTATGGAACTCAATTTACCTTAGGATATGATACAGCTTTAAATACAGTTGTTGAGGTAATTGATAAGATTAGAGATACAGCTTCATCTCACAACAGATTGTTCTTTGTTGAAGTTATGGGACGTGATGCTGGATTTATTGCATTAAATGCAGGAATTGGAGCAGGAGCAGAAGAAATTTTAATTCCAGAAGAAAATTTAGGGATTGAAAGATTAATTGATTCTTTAAATGTTTCTAAAAAATCAGGAAAAACATCTAGTATTGTTGTGGTTGCCGAAGGTGATAAAACAGGTAAGAGCGTTTTTGAATTGGCAGACTATGTAGAGAAAAACATGCCAGAATACGATGTTCGTGTATCTGTATTAGGTCATATGCAAAGAGGAGGTTCTCCTTCTTGTTTTGATAGAGTATTGGCTGGTCGTTTGGGAGTTAGAGCTGTTGAATTATTGTTAGAAGGAAAATCTAATCTTATGGTTGGAATTAACAATAATAAAATTACATCGACTAATTTAGAAAAGGCGGTGAAATTACATCACGATATCGATAAAGAATTGTTAAAAGTAGCAGATATTTTAAGTATCTAA
- the gap gene encoding type I glyceraldehyde-3-phosphate dehydrogenase, producing the protein MVKIGINGFGRIGRFAFRSAVARENVQVVGINDLLDVEYLAYMLKYDSVHGEFKGTVEVVDGALVVNGNTIRITAERNPADLKWDEIGADYVIESTGFFLTKEKAQGHLEAGAKKVVLSAPSPDAPMFVMGVNNTELKADETIFSNASCTTNCLSPIAKVLNDNWGIAEGLMTTVHAATATQKTVDGPSMKDWRGGRSAIHNIIPSSTGAAKAVGKVIPALNGKLTGMAFRVPTMDVSVVDLTVKLEKPATYAEICAAMKAASEGNMAGVLGYTEDAVVSQDFIGDTRTSVFDASAGIALNDNFVKVVSWYDNEIGYSTKIVDLIEYSASL; encoded by the coding sequence ATGGTAAAAATCGGAATTAACGGATTTGGTAGAATTGGTAGATTTGCATTCAGATCTGCAGTAGCAAGAGAAAACGTACAAGTTGTTGGTATTAACGACTTATTAGATGTTGAATATTTAGCTTACATGTTAAAGTACGATTCAGTTCACGGAGAATTCAAAGGAACTGTTGAGGTTGTTGATGGAGCTTTAGTGGTGAACGGAAACACAATCAGAATTACTGCTGAGCGTAACCCAGCTGACTTAAAGTGGGATGAAATTGGAGCTGATTATGTAATCGAATCTACAGGATTCTTTTTAACTAAAGAAAAAGCACAAGGACACTTAGAAGCAGGAGCTAAAAAAGTTGTTTTATCTGCACCATCTCCAGATGCACCAATGTTTGTAATGGGTGTTAACAATACTGAGTTAAAAGCTGATGAAACTATTTTCTCTAACGCTTCTTGTACTACTAACTGTTTATCTCCTATCGCTAAGGTATTAAACGATAACTGGGGAATTGCTGAAGGGTTAATGACAACTGTACACGCTGCAACTGCAACTCAAAAAACTGTTGATGGTCCTTCTATGAAAGACTGGAGAGGTGGACGTTCTGCAATTCACAACATCATTCCTTCTTCTACAGGTGCTGCTAAAGCAGTAGGAAAAGTAATTCCTGCATTAAACGGAAAATTAACTGGTATGGCATTCCGTGTTCCTACTATGGATGTTTCTGTTGTTGACTTAACTGTAAAGTTAGAAAAGCCTGCAACTTATGCTGAAATTTGTGCTGCAATGAAAGCTGCTTCTGAAGGAAATATGGCTGGAGTTTTAGGATATACTGAAGACGCTGTAGTTTCTCAAGATTTCATCGGAGATACTCGTACTTCTGTATTTGATGCATCTGCTGGTATCGCTTTAAACGATAACTTCGTAAAAGTTGTTTCTTGGTACGATAACGAAATTGGTTACTCTACTAAGATTGTTGACTTAATTGAATACTCTGCTTCTTTATAA
- a CDS encoding methylglyoxal synthase, whose translation MEIAIIAHDGKKADMVQFLMEHKELLKAKGISLISTGTTGSKVEAAGLTVHRYLSGPLGGDAQIAARVAEGKTGMVIFFRDPLEKHPHEPDIFMLMRLCDVYNVPLATNPATAGLLIKSV comes from the coding sequence ATGGAAATAGCAATTATAGCTCACGATGGTAAAAAAGCTGATATGGTTCAGTTTTTAATGGAACATAAAGAATTGTTAAAAGCAAAAGGAATTAGCTTGATTTCAACAGGGACTACAGGATCTAAAGTAGAAGCTGCAGGTTTAACAGTACATAGATATTTGTCTGGTCCTTTAGGAGGGGATGCTCAAATTGCAGCAAGAGTTGCTGAAGGAAAAACAGGAATGGTGATTTTCTTTAGAGATCCTTTAGAAAAGCATCCACATGAACCAGATATTTTTATGTTAATGCGTTTGTGTGATGTGTACAACGTACCACTAGCAACCAACCCTGCTACAGCTGGTTTACTGATAAAGTCAGTATAA